In one window of Desulfobulbaceae bacterium DNA:
- the murI gene encoding glutamate racemase — protein MIGIFDSGVGGMTVAHAVEKALPGYDLVYFGDLARTPYGSKSPETIRRYAQQNIDFLIGKGARLIIIACNSAASVTTEEMLGQYELPIFDVINPAVTRVVEIVRQAGKKMKVGIIGTRATVKSGVYARKIESIVPECRVISQECPLLVPLVEEGWLDKRETKMILRRYLHPLRIHQVDALVLGCTHYPLLKNLVAPRIGKKVRIIDSSEEVSACLREYLLSHPELDRTLSRGGENRFYVSDVTDAAVATAAKIFGRRIDLIRT, from the coding sequence ATGATTGGTATATTTGATTCAGGCGTTGGCGGCATGACCGTCGCCCATGCCGTAGAAAAGGCGTTACCCGGTTACGATTTGGTGTATTTTGGTGATCTCGCCCGCACGCCCTATGGTTCAAAAAGTCCTGAGACCATACGTCGTTATGCTCAGCAGAATATTGATTTTTTGATCGGCAAGGGGGCTCGTTTGATTATTATTGCCTGTAACTCTGCGGCCTCTGTGACAACTGAGGAGATGCTTGGCCAGTATGAGCTGCCGATTTTTGATGTGATAAATCCTGCGGTAACCCGGGTGGTTGAGATTGTTCGTCAGGCCGGGAAAAAGATGAAAGTTGGCATTATCGGGACCAGGGCTACAGTTAAAAGCGGTGTTTATGCCCGCAAGATCGAGAGTATTGTTCCTGAGTGTCGGGTGATATCGCAGGAGTGCCCCCTTCTTGTGCCGTTGGTGGAGGAGGGGTGGCTTGATAAACGCGAGACCAAGATGATTCTGCGTCGCTATCTCCATCCCTTGCGGATTCATCAAGTCGATGCCTTGGTGTTGGGATGCACTCATTACCCTTTGCTGAAGAACCTTGTCGCTCCGCGGATTGGCAAAAAAGTCAGGATTATCGACTCGTCTGAGGAAGTATCGGCTTGTCTGCGAGAGTATCTTTTGTCTCATCCCGAGCTGGACCGCACTTTGTCGCGTGGCGGCGAGAATCGGTTTTATGTCTCCGATGTCACTGATGCCGCAGTGGCGACAGCGGCTAAGATATTTGGTCGGCGGATTGATTTGATCAGGACGTAA
- a CDS encoding outer membrane lipoprotein carrier protein LolA, producing the protein MMSSIRYGVIFFLVMVWQALLCPRALAVDADLSPQDVAKKIQATYAATKTLHAEFKQTTYSKMSARERLGAGTMILAKPGLMRWDYTEPDQQVFVCDGEKISMYFAKEKQMMVTPAKEYLESDVTYAFFTGKGDIQRDFVVTGPEEEDLAQPQETYELKLTPKQGHPQIDFISLWVGRKSFLMTRLKVTDKFGTVTDLVFSKLSINQEVPASNFHFTPPNGTEIIDK; encoded by the coding sequence ATGATGAGTTCGATCCGTTATGGCGTTATTTTCTTTCTGGTTATGGTGTGGCAGGCATTATTGTGTCCTCGTGCACTGGCCGTTGATGCAGATTTATCGCCGCAGGATGTGGCCAAGAAAATTCAGGCGACCTATGCTGCAACCAAGACCCTTCACGCCGAGTTCAAACAGACAACGTACAGTAAGATGAGCGCCAGGGAACGACTGGGTGCAGGGACAATGATTCTGGCTAAACCGGGTTTGATGCGCTGGGATTATACCGAGCCGGATCAACAGGTCTTTGTCTGTGACGGGGAAAAAATCTCAATGTACTTCGCTAAGGAAAAGCAGATGATGGTTACCCCGGCCAAAGAGTATTTGGAGTCTGATGTGACCTATGCTTTTTTTACCGGAAAGGGTGATATTCAGCGGGATTTTGTGGTGACCGGCCCGGAAGAGGAGGATCTTGCCCAACCGCAGGAGACCTATGAACTTAAGCTCACCCCTAAACAGGGCCATCCCCAGATTGATTTCATCTCCTTGTGGGTAGGCCGGAAAAGTTTTTTAATGACCCGACTTAAGGTTACAGATAAATTCGGGACGGTGACTGATTTGGTTTTTTCCAAGCTGAGCATCAATCAGGAGGTCCCGGCGTCAAATTTCCATTTTACTCCGCCTAACGGCACAGAAATTATAGACAAATGA
- a CDS encoding metallophosphoesterase → MRIAILSDTHDNIPNLRAAVTYCTAYGVSAIIHCGDLISPFMLPVLAEFGGAVHLIYGNNAGDQHLISQRCGTALPTLTHHGVLGAIEAGGLKIAFTHYPEMARGLACQGRFDVVCCGHNHCYGVERHGDCLLINPGELLGAEVDPPCFAILESATKEVERVEIANSRSQGKSSA, encoded by the coding sequence ATGAGAATCGCCATCCTGTCTGACACTCATGACAATATTCCCAACCTGCGGGCGGCCGTAACCTACTGCACCGCTTACGGGGTCAGCGCTATCATTCATTGCGGCGATTTGATTTCGCCATTTATGCTTCCGGTGCTGGCAGAGTTCGGGGGGGCGGTGCACTTGATTTACGGGAATAACGCCGGTGATCAGCATCTGATCTCCCAGCGTTGCGGTACGGCGCTGCCAACGTTGACCCACCATGGGGTGCTTGGGGCTATTGAAGCGGGGGGGCTTAAGATTGCATTTACCCACTATCCGGAGATGGCACGGGGGTTGGCCTGTCAAGGGCGGTTTGATGTCGTCTGCTGCGGCCATAACCATTGCTATGGCGTTGAGCGTCATGGCGATTGTCTGCTGATCAATCCTGGAGAGTTGTTGGGAGCTGAGGTCGATCCCCCGTGTTTCGCCATTTTAGAATCAGCCACCAAGGAAGTAGAGCGAGTGGAGATTGCCAACAGCAGGTCGCAAGGAAAGTCATCTGCGTGA
- the rpsA gene encoding 30S ribosomal protein S1: MTEELSFAQMFDESSAKPTTFEAGQKVSATVVRISKEWVFIDLGGKSEGYFALSEVVGPEGEVTIKDGDQIAAYFLGSGKGGMQFTTRLGKGSEANAHLEEAYRGGIPVEGLVEKEIKGGYDIKIAGSTRAFCPFSQIGLGRIDSEAVVGRNLAFRIIEFGEKGRNIIVSHRSILEEERRINAARLRESLTEGAVVSGTVTSIRNFGAFVDIGGIEGLLPVSEIAWGHIDDINERLRVGQHLEVVVMKLDWEKERFSFSLKNAQTDPWSMVTVNYPEGSVHLARIARLANFGAFATLGEGVDGLLHISALGRGRRINHPREVVQEGQEVEVRVDAINLDERRISLSLAATDVHEGSSPESGKEQAEDKENRQEFKHYLQEKRGAKKDSMGTLGELLAARFKK, encoded by the coding sequence ATGACTGAAGAGTTAAGTTTTGCCCAAATGTTTGATGAGAGTTCTGCTAAGCCGACGACCTTTGAAGCTGGCCAGAAGGTGTCAGCCACTGTGGTCCGGATCAGTAAGGAGTGGGTTTTTATCGACCTGGGCGGTAAGAGTGAAGGATATTTCGCCTTGAGCGAGGTGGTTGGGCCTGAGGGTGAGGTTACCATTAAAGACGGGGACCAGATTGCGGCATATTTTCTGGGCAGCGGCAAGGGTGGAATGCAGTTTACCACCAGACTGGGCAAAGGAAGCGAGGCCAATGCTCATCTTGAGGAGGCATATCGTGGCGGCATCCCGGTGGAAGGGCTGGTGGAGAAGGAGATTAAGGGTGGCTACGATATCAAGATTGCTGGCAGCACCCGGGCCTTTTGTCCATTTTCACAGATCGGTCTGGGCCGGATCGACAGCGAGGCCGTGGTCGGTCGGAATTTGGCCTTCCGGATCATTGAGTTCGGTGAGAAGGGCAGAAATATTATTGTATCCCATCGTTCTATCCTGGAGGAGGAGCGGAGGATCAATGCGGCGCGTCTTCGTGAGTCGTTGACCGAGGGCGCGGTAGTCAGTGGAACCGTCACCTCTATCCGTAATTTTGGCGCCTTTGTCGATATTGGTGGGATTGAAGGTCTGCTGCCGGTGTCGGAGATTGCCTGGGGTCATATCGATGATATTAACGAGCGTCTGCGGGTTGGCCAGCATCTGGAGGTGGTGGTGATGAAGCTCGATTGGGAGAAAGAGCGGTTCTCCTTCAGCCTCAAGAATGCTCAGACCGATCCCTGGTCGATGGTGACGGTCAACTATCCGGAAGGGTCGGTGCATCTAGCCAGAATTGCACGGCTTGCTAATTTTGGCGCCTTTGCCACCCTTGGTGAGGGGGTTGACGGGTTGCTTCACATCTCAGCGCTGGGGCGTGGCCGTCGGATTAATCACCCCCGCGAGGTTGTGCAGGAAGGTCAGGAGGTCGAGGTCAGGGTCGACGCGATCAATCTTGACGAGCGGCGAATCTCTCTTTCTCTTGCCGCGACTGACGTTCATGAGGGTTCATCCCCAGAGAGTGGCAAGGAGCAGGCCGAGGATAAGGAGAACCGTCAGGAGTTCAAGCACTACCTGCAGGAGAAGCGAGGCGCTAAGAAGGATTCAATGGGAACCTTGGGTGAATTGTTGGCCGCGCGCTTTAAGAAGTAA